The nucleotide sequence ACCGTTAATTCAACTGATTTGATGGATGCACAAATTTGGGAAAATGGAAAAATTATATTTGAAGATGATCCAAATGAGGGAAGCTGGCTCGGGCTTATTTTATCATCTCTTGCAGAACTCTTTAGATGAGGTGAAAATGTATGAAGAAAAAAATAATCATTGCCTTGTTAATTGTAGCAGTATTTTCACTTTCTGCGGTTGTTAGGATAAAGGATATTGCAAAATTTAGAGGTGCACGTGATAACCAACTATTCGGTATTGGAATAGTTGTTGGTTTAAATGGAACTGGAGATGGAGGAACGTTAAATTCTCCACTCCTTGCAAACATGTTTAAAAATTTTGGGATACCTATTTCTGAGGAAGATATAAAGTCAAATAATACGGCACTTGTTATGGTTGTTGCCGATATTCCACCTTTTTACAAAGAAGGAATGAGGCTTGATGTTATAGTTGCATCGCTTGGCAGTGCAAAGAGCCTTGAAAACGGTGTGCTTCTTCAAACGCCGCTTTATGGCGCAGACGGCAATATATATGCAGTGGCACAGGGGCCCGTTTCAGTCGGTGGTGCTGAAGTAAAGTCTTCAGTTAATCTCCAGAGCAGATTCAAGGTTACAGGGTACATTCCAAACGGTGCGCTTATAG is from Thermosipho africanus Ob7 and encodes:
- a CDS encoding flagellar basal body P-ring protein FlgI — its product is MKKKIIIALLIVAVFSLSAVVRIKDIAKFRGARDNQLFGIGIVVGLNGTGDGGTLNSPLLANMFKNFGIPISEEDIKSNNTALVMVVADIPPFYKEGMRLDVIVASLGSAKSLENGVLLQTPLYGADGNIYAVAQGPVSVGGAEVKSSVNLQSRFKVTGYIPNGALIEKEIPANIVSDNSVTILLQNPDITTSARVATAINEKFSVKLAKAVDPASVRVQIPDAFSDDIITFLSIIEELEVIPDQAAKVVINERTGTVIFGGDIKISDFTLSYGNFVVSIKNGEIDGQEATISNLISALKALGATPQDIIGIIEELHKAGAIYAEIKVM